The genomic DNA CAGGCACGGGTGGGGGGGGACCCACCCCCCCCCACGGCAACCCCTCGACCCGGCCGTCCTTTGATGGCCCCTCCCCCTCATCCATTCGTGCCGGTGGAAGGGGATGCATCCCACCCCGGCGGCCCCCGGGGCCCCGCCGTCCTTTTGTGGCCCTCCCCCTCATCCATGCGTGGCAGGGTGAGGGGGAACGCAATCCACCCACCGGCACTCTTCTCGGCACCCCCAGCCGTCATTTGGATTGGCCCTCCCCCTCCATCCCTGCATGGCATAGTGGAAAGGGACGCACCCCCACCCCCTGCTGCCCCTCAGGCCCCAGCCGTCTTTGATGGCCCCTCCCACTCCATCCCATGCGTGGCACAGTGGGGGGACCCACCCCCACCCACGGCAACCCCTCGGGGCCCCGGCATTCTTTGGACGGCCCCTCCCCTCCATCCATGCGTGGCAGGGTGGAGGGGGAGCACCCCCACCACGGCACTCCTCTCGAATCCCCGGCCTCCTTTGGAtggcccctccccctccatccatgCGTGGCCGGGTGGGGGGGACGCACCCCCACCCACGGCACTCCTCTCGAACCCTGGCCGTCCTTTGGATGGCCCCTCCCCCTCATCCATGCGTGGCAGGGTGGAGGGGGACGCACCCCACCCAAGGGCACTCCTCTCGAGGCCCTGGCCATATTTGGACGGCCCCTCCCCCTCAATCCATGCGTGGCAGGGTGGAGGGGGGACGCACCCCCCCAACGGAACTCCTCTCGGGGCCCTGGCCACGGAACCCCTCGGGGCCCCGGCCGTCATTTGGATGgccctccccctccatccatgCGTGGCAGGGTGGAGGGGGCGCACCCCCACCCACGCAATCCATTGGGGCCCCGGCCGTCCTTGGAtggcccctccccctccatcctGCGTGGCGGGTGGAGGGGGACGCACCCACCTACCGGCACTCCTTCGAGGCCCGGGCTCATTTTGATggccccccccctccatccatgCGTGGCAGGGTGGAGGGGAACGCACCCCCACCTAAGGGCACTCCTCTCGGGGCCCCGGCCGTCATTTGTATGGCCCCTCCCCCTAATCCATGCGTGGCCGTGTGGAGGGGCACCCACCCACGGCAACCCTTGGGGCCCGACCATCCCTTTGATGGCCCGTCCCGCTCATCCATGCGTGCAGGGTGGATGGGGACCCCCCCCCACACCGGCACCATTCTCGGGGCCCCGCTCTCCTTTGTATGGCCCCTCCCCCTCATCCATGCGTGGCAGGGtggagagacccccccccccctggcacCCCCTCGGGCCCCGGCATCTTTGGATGGTCCCTCCCCTCCATCCATGTCGTGGCAGGGTGGAGGggacccacccccccccccagcactgctCTCAGGGCCCCAGCCGTCATTGGATGGCccatccccctccctcctttgtgTGGCAGGGTGGAGGGGGACGCACCCCATCCAACGGCACTCTCTCGGGCCCCGGCCATCATTTGGATGTCCCTCCCCTCCATCCCATGCATGGCAGGGTGGAGGGGGAGCACCCCCACCCACGGCAATCCCTCGGGGCCCCGCCGTCCTTTGGACagcccctccccctccatccagTTGGCAGGGTGGAGGggaccccccccaccccccggcaTGCTCTCGGGCCCCGGCCGTCATTTGGATGGCCCCTCCCCCTCATCCCTGCGTGGCAGGGTGGAGGGGGATGCACCCCCACCCCCCGGCTGGCCCCTCAGGCCCGGCTGCCTTTGTTATGGCCCTCCCCCTCTATCCATGCGGTGGCAGGGTGGAGAGGGACCACCTCCACCCACGGCAATCCCTCGGGGCCCCGGCCGTCCTTTGGATGGCCCCTCCCCCTCTATCCATGGTGGCAGGGGGAGGGGGACCCACCCCCCCCCGGCACTGCTCTCGGGGCCCCGGCCGTCCTTTGGAtggcccctcccctccctccttgcgTGGCAGGGTGGAGGGGGATGCACCCCCCCAACGGCACTCCTCTCGGGGCCCCAGCCGTCGTTTTGATGTgccctccccctccatccatgCATGGCAGGGTGGGGGGGGATGCACCCCCACCCCCGGCTGCCCTCCAGGCCCCGCGACGTCCCTTTGGAtggcccctcctccctccctccatgcgTGGCGGGTGGGAGGGGGGGACCCACCCCCCCCCCGGCATGCTCTCGGGGCCCCCGGCGTCATTTGGAtgcccctccccctccatcctGCGTGGCAGGGTGGAGGGGGTGCACCCCACCCACGGCACTCCTCTCGGGGGCCCCCGTGTTCGTGTTTGATGTGCCTTCCCCCTCCATCCATGCATGGCAGGTTGGGGGGATGCACCCCCCCCCCGGTGCCCCTCGGGCCCGGCTGTCCTTTGGTATGGCCCCTCCCCCTCTATCCCTGCGTGGCAGGTGGAGAGGGACCCCACCTCCACCCACGGTTATCCCTCGTGGCCCCGCCGTCCTTTGGATggccccctccccctccatccatgcttggcagggtggagggggacccacccaccccccggcACTGCTCTCGGGGCCCGGCTGTCATTTGGAtggcccctccccctccatccttGCGGGGGGCAGGGTGGAGGGGGATGCACCCCACCCAAGGCACTCCTCTCGGGCCCCAGCCGTCGTTTGATGTgccctccccctccatccatgCATGGCAGGGTGGTGGAGGGGGATGCCCCCCCACCCCGGCTGCCCTCAGGCCCCGGACGTCCTTTGGATGGCCCCTCTCCCTCCATCCATGCGTGGCAGGGTGGAGGGGACCCACCCCACACCCGCACCCCTCTCGGGGCCCCGGCTGTCCTTTGGATGGCCCCTCCCCTCCATCCATGCGTGGCAGGGTGGAGGGGGACCCCCCCCACTCCCGGCCGCCCCTCGGGGCCCTGGCTGTCCTTCGGATggccccctccccctccatccatgCGTGGCCGGTGGAGGGGGGACCCAGACTTCCTTTGAATTGCCCCTCCCCCACCATCCATGCCTTTCAGGGTGGGAAGTGACCCACCCCGGCACCCCCTCGGGGCCCTGTCCGTCCGTTGGATGGCCCCTCCCCTCCTCATCCATGCATGGTAGGGTGGAGGGGACCCATCCACCCCTGGGGACCCACCCATCCCCGGCACCCCCTTGGGGCCGTCCGTCTGTTGGATGGGCCCCTCCCCCTCATCCATGCGTGCCAGGTGGAGGGGGACCCACCCACCACCGGGGGATCTACCTACCCCTGGGGAACCCACCCACCTCTGGCACCCCCTCAGGCACTGGCCATCTTTGGATCGTCCCCCCCTTTGAAGCATGGGCAGGGGGCAGGGAGACCCCCCCAGGCATCCCCTCCAGACCTGGCCATCTTTGGATCACCCccatccaagcatggcagggggcaGGGAGATCCCCAGGTTATTTGTTGTAATACATTCAAGTAGTTGCAACATCAATGAATTGAATTTTCTATacgaatgttatttttaaaagaaccatgCAACCCATCAGTTGCTCTACAAGTGCAAAGTCAGCACTGTCAGATGGGGGGATGGTGGGATCTGTCCAAAATGGAGAAGgcatggtaaacacccctctgccttttgtccctcccctcagaagGAATCAATTtgatctgtcattcccattttTGAActcgcttcagaatcgattcttctgaaaagaacttCTTTCAACTACTCTCTGGAAAagcatttgcctcgcttcattgcAATTGCTATCAGTCACACTAGTATCTGAAACAGTTTCAGATTGGGGGATAGCAGCCGTTATAATTCACTCAGCAATTAGCTGTATTTCTTAGTGGAAATGGCCCTCTAGAGaaatactccactaggcctttgtagctcctcccaCAATTTTATGTCACTGTCTGGCAGATGTGACCccgagttgctctggaggagctagagattcctagagggtcttctctcaggtaaaaaacatagtgtttttgttatttgcggtttttccgcatccacgggggtcctgtgcctctaatcccagtgaatgtggagggacaagtgtatataggTACAATATATACAActatatatagccatgttagtctgaagaaGCGCATGTAGAGAGAGCTTGTGGCTCTTGAGCCTCACTAAGGgaaaattcaaatatatagccatattagtctgtagaatcagtatgtagagctCTTGTGCCCTCTTTGAGAGGGACTGAAAGAAagttcaaagaaatagccatgttagtcgaCATCAGTAGTAgagaatcttgtggcacctttgcgACTGAGTGAAAGAAAGCTTAGCGATTGAATCCTAGATTGAAGTCCAAATGCACCTAAGGAGTAGATTGAACTCTAGGaaacgctcatgctgccaacttcttctttcggtaatctcaaatgtgctacaagctTCTCTTTAGAtgaattctacagactaatatgtcTTTCAGtctttttcagactaacatggctatgtctttcagTCATAGCTGCTAGCTTCTGCTCAGAAAAATAAGCTACTTTCAAGGGGCAGAGAACTGTTCCCAGGTGGTGGCCCTGGCCGAAGGTTTTCTTTTGAGCCAGGCTGAGGAGAAGAAGCAGGATGGACAGCAGGTGAGAGTCTTTGACATTCGTACAAGTTAAAAATGAGCCAGCattgtgatacagcagctaaaaaggccaatgtgattctaggctgaatcagtagaagtatagtgtctaagtCAAGGGCAGTAACAGTagtactctattctgctttggtcaggcctcacctgcaacaatactgtgtccagttctgggcaccacaattgaaaaaggatgttgacaagctggaacacatgcagaggagggcgaccaaaatggggAACGGTCTGGAAACGGTGTCCTATAAGGAGAGACTTGGGGATCTGGATATGTtacagaagagaaagttaagatgtTATAagacagccttgtttaaatatttgaagatatgtCATACAGAGGATGGACcaactttgttttctgcttcttcagagaataggacccagagaaaCGGATTCAGtctacaggaatagagattcctggtaaacattagggagaactttcTGACATTAAGAGCAGATAGAGACAAGTTGGATCCCATTCCTTCAGTGTGTGGCGGAGTCTCCctatttggaaatttttaaacaagctggatggccatctgttgggagtggtttgatcgtgaattcctgcatggctgaggtttggactggaaggcccttggggtctcttccaacaacGCTATGCTTTTATGTTGTAAAAAAACCCTCCTTCTGATTCACTGGCCAATGTTTTCTAGAAATTATGAATAGATATCCTCTCTTCCAGCACACTTTCTTTTCTAATCCTTTCCTTTAAAATTCTTAATGCGGTTTTTGTCCCAGGACCTGTTGGGGGAAAAGGCCACTGAAATCCTGGAGGCAGAGAAACTGTCCTTAgacttcagagagagagagcacagtcCATTTGGATCCTACAGAAGGGCTCAGGAAATGCCATCTCATTGGGTAAGGATGAAGGAGGGCATTCTTCACGTTGGTCTCTTCTTCTCAATATATCTATAATAGACAGACATCAGTTATTTTCCCCTGAGCCTCCATATAGTGGAGATGCTGCTCTTTTGCAAGTGTCTTGCTTCAAGAATTGagtcatttctttttaaagccaGCACAGGGAGAGAGCCATTCTATTAGTGTGTTACACGCAATGGGGGTACATCTTTTCAAAAGACAAGTACAAAGGACTGGAAGAAGGGCTGGATCTGGAGTTGGTATTCTTGCTCTCTGCAGTTCCAGCTACCTTTGTGTCTGGGGACGAGCCTGGAATAGATGATCCACTGTCGGAGCCAGAATAGACTTTTGACCTTCCCATTCAGTCACAGAAAAAGTGCCAGTGAGTCCTTAGTGATGCTTTGACTATGTGGGTTCGGGTCCATCTGAAACCTGCTTTACCTACATCCAGCCATCTTTTAGATATGTCAAGTAATGACTAGcagcatccttagttttttgtgggtttttggggctctgtggccatgttctagcagagtttctttctgacgtttcgccagcatctttggctggcatcttcagagaatgctttgcctggaaaatgttgggtatatatatactgtgtgagcctgggaatgcaggagtgacttgcatgtgtattgttctgtggaaACCCattcaggggctttcccagaagataatgatcaccaaacattaatcctcgtttgcattagcctcccaggctgaggccagccatcaacacagaacaagatACATGCacaaaaaaaatgtggatgccggccatgaaagccttcaactttacagtagcatcctgttggtgatatACATACATCCATGCCTATTTTTCAGTATGAGACTATTCTCTGacccttcttcttcttgtgagccttcaagttgtttctaatttatagcAGTCCTAAGACAACTCTgttatagggctttcttggcaggatttgttcaatgGGGGagtccctttgtcttcctctcaggctaagagagtgtgatttgcccaaggttacccagtgcgtTTTCATTGCGCGGGTTCAAACTCTGGTCattatccaacactcaaaccactataccacactggtatAGCGTGGTCTCTTGTCAGCACAGACCCAAGAGGGCTCTGTGGCTCAGAGTAGTTTGCCAGATTTCTCTGTTTCTCTGCAGAATGAGATATACATATTTTCATTTCAATCAGGTATGAATAGACAAATATTTTTCTTAGGCCTTCCATACTTTTTTGCTTGTCTCTACCAGTCTCATGAGATCTGGAGTATCATATTAGTTTGAAGGTTGGACTGtgcctctggagagcaggattcaaatccccactgagccatgaaaaccactgggtgacctcaggcaagccacaatctctcagtctcagaggatggcaatagtaagCCCTctaaaaaacttgccaagaaaaacttgtgGAGTCTTCATAACTTGGAaaggaaggtacacaacaacaaaccagcttCATGGTTATTCAGCAAAGACTGTCAATTGCTTGCCTTTGGAATTTGGAAGGACAACAGGTCAATAATTGTGGAAATGGTACGGAATGTTTACTTTGGCCTGAATGTACAGAAGATTGActtttgtcttcctctcaggAGATAGAAGACTGCAGCCAAGATGTACTGGCCTCAGCTCTTCATTCTGACACTCTGCAAATGGTTTCTGAGAGCCTAGATCAGGTAAGGGGCAGGATCTCTGGAGAGGGCAGGTGGGGTGATCCTGGCCCTTCTTCTCCCTAGacacattttctctcttcttctttccttccaatcAGACTTTCCTGCCATGACATTGTTAACTAAACTATACTGGGAAAATCCCAAGCTGTCCAGTTTTCTGTTCTGAGTGGGGTTAATTGGGTTTTTGGTATCTTGTTTCTTCTCCTAGGTGACTTTTGAGGAGGTGGCCATTCGATTCAGCAAAGAGGAGTGGTTCCTACTAGATCCGGATCAAAGGGCCTTGCACAGGGAAGTCATGGAGGAAAACATGGAACTTGTGTCCTCTCTTGGTGAGGCTACTTCTTTTTCCTGGCTGATCCTGTTACTTTATGGGGACCTCTGTAGCCTCTTCCTGCCTTCTTGCTGTTTTTCTGCCAGTTATCTTCTATCTGTGTTGGTTAAGGATGTGCTCCTTAGGAGAAACATAAGACTGAGAAGACTAATTTCCATTCTGACTACATTCAGTTCAGTTACTAGTAAATATGGAGTTGCTGGGGTTTTTTTACAGGCAACCCAGAGAACAAAGATGGAAATCTTCTTTGCCTCTGTAAGGAAATCTCTT from Sceloporus undulatus isolate JIND9_A2432 ecotype Alabama chromosome 2, SceUnd_v1.1, whole genome shotgun sequence includes the following:
- the LOC121922008 gene encoding zinc finger protein 557-like isoform X1, with protein sequence MRFLSQDLLGEKATEILEAEKLSLDFREREHSPFGSYRRAQEMPSHWEIEDCSQDVLASALHSDTLQMVSESLDQVTFEEVAIRFSKEEWFLLDPDQRALHREVMEENMELVSSLGGDGQERENLKQQRMSLHQRAQHQQKKENGSKINTRERKMNKASASQAGDFCGMSIHEIRKKGEEKSKQTSLECWRIPSCKETLSFHRGPHKVTCTK